One genomic window of Methanosalsum zhilinae DSM 4017 includes the following:
- a CDS encoding TrkH family potassium uptake protein, with amino-acid sequence MDFRVVLNVMGRLLGYMGFFMIIPLVLAIHYQEPLEPFLVAIVLTSGTGLFLFLKFRSAEEWHIRESFAIVALTWLSAAVFGTIPYILSGISPVDALFESMSGITATGASILTEIEQYPKSLLFWRNMTQWLGGMGIILLFIAILPKLGVGGRELFKAELPGPGEDKIKPRIRDTARVFWMIYIVFSVVLVGLLMLAGLSPYDSVTHMFTTIACAGFSPYSESIGAFQNPLAEWIIIVFMFIGGVHFALYYRTVFVNSKSLVRDEEFRFYAFILLAATVLLTVLLWRDFGGSLTDSLRYAAFQSISITTTTGYASMDFNQWSDSARMVLLVLMFFGGSAGSTAGGIKMVRILLLSKYARRELFKTIHPRAVKPLRFNEATVTENVIQSIMAFIVIYFLIFVIGSILMALMGLDILSAISASVATLGNVGPGLGMVGPMEGYGSVPSAGKLILTLNMWIGRLEIFTVLVLLTPEFWKNR; translated from the coding sequence ATGGATTTTCGTGTTGTTCTGAATGTAATGGGACGCCTTCTTGGGTATATGGGATTTTTCATGATTATACCTCTTGTCCTGGCTATCCACTATCAGGAACCACTGGAACCATTTTTGGTTGCTATCGTGCTAACTTCAGGTACAGGTCTTTTTCTGTTCCTGAAATTCAGGTCAGCAGAGGAATGGCACATAAGGGAAAGCTTTGCCATTGTTGCACTCACATGGCTCTCAGCAGCTGTATTTGGAACAATTCCCTATATCCTTTCAGGCATATCCCCGGTAGATGCCCTGTTTGAATCCATGTCAGGAATAACTGCAACAGGAGCAAGTATTCTCACTGAAATCGAGCAGTATCCAAAGAGTCTCCTGTTCTGGAGGAACATGACCCAGTGGCTGGGAGGAATGGGTATCATTCTTCTGTTTATTGCCATTCTTCCAAAACTTGGGGTAGGTGGTCGTGAACTTTTCAAGGCAGAGCTACCCGGTCCCGGTGAAGATAAGATCAAACCCCGTATCAGGGATACTGCCAGGGTTTTCTGGATGATATACATAGTTTTCTCAGTGGTACTGGTTGGACTTTTGATGCTTGCAGGTCTTTCTCCTTATGATTCAGTCACGCATATGTTCACAACCATTGCATGTGCAGGCTTTTCTCCTTATTCTGAAAGCATCGGTGCATTCCAGAATCCTCTGGCAGAATGGATCATCATAGTCTTTATGTTCATAGGTGGTGTACACTTTGCTCTCTACTACAGGACAGTCTTTGTTAACTCAAAGAGTCTGGTAAGGGACGAGGAGTTCAGGTTCTATGCCTTTATCCTGCTGGCTGCAACTGTTCTTCTCACCGTTTTGCTCTGGAGGGATTTTGGAGGTTCTCTGACAGATTCTCTCAGGTATGCCGCATTCCAGTCAATATCCATCACCACAACTACAGGCTATGCATCAATGGACTTTAACCAGTGGTCAGATTCGGCCCGGATGGTACTTCTTGTGCTCATGTTCTTTGGAGGATCTGCAGGATCCACAGCAGGTGGTATAAAGATGGTGCGCATTCTTCTCCTATCAAAATATGCAAGAAGAGAACTGTTCAAAACGATCCATCCAAGAGCGGTGAAGCCACTGAGATTCAACGAAGCTACAGTTACCGAGAATGTAATTCAGTCAATAATGGCCTTTATTGTAATCTATTTCCTGATATTTGTGATAGGATCCATTCTAATGGCACTGATGGGCCTGGACATATTATCTGCGATCAGTGCTTCTGTAGCAACACTGGGTAATGTGGGGCCAGGACTTGGTATGGTGGGACCCATGGAAGGATACGGTTCAGTACCTTCTGCAGGAAAATTAATTCTCACACTCAACATGTGGATTGGAAGACTTGAAATATTCACAGTACTGGTACTGCTAACTCCAGAATTCTGGAAGAACAGGTAA
- the trkA gene encoding Trk system potassium transporter TrkA: MKIVIVGAGEVGYHIAKSLYINNDIVIIDKDEEACDRARGLDIQVIQSNGANASVLGDVLNDAELLVAVTGSDEVNIVACMASKLIAGSTGSADDLKTVARVSNPDYIDQPVAKRTPIGIDVMICPELTLASEVAEVLSIPSAIDIEFFAEGKVEMLEFVAHEDNEMVNKKLVDIDLGDDCIVSAIFRKNQVIIPHGDDHIMKNDHVVLIGKSESMENIRSLFGETIRKRNKIMIIGGGVVGFYLANMIHMSNFDIKIVEKDRQRCDDIAVKLPHTLVLNSDGTDVEMLQDENIEDMDVVIAVTNSDEKNLLCALIAKQFGVKKVIARVDKPEYVSLFEMVGVDSAVSPRGATIKEVFKLTMGTSMQSITTLEGEKAEVVEYTITDRSKVAGKTLKKIDFPQGSIVSMVVRGNETIVPSGDYKVRPGDRVVMFSLQSALDDLKRMFK; this comes from the coding sequence ATGAAGATAGTAATTGTTGGTGCAGGAGAGGTTGGATACCATATAGCCAAATCCCTTTACATAAATAATGATATTGTCATTATCGATAAGGACGAAGAGGCCTGTGACAGGGCCAGAGGTCTTGACATCCAGGTGATACAGTCAAACGGTGCAAATGCTTCTGTGCTGGGTGATGTTCTAAATGACGCTGAGTTACTTGTTGCAGTGACAGGCAGTGATGAGGTAAATATTGTTGCATGCATGGCATCCAAACTCATTGCCGGCTCGACAGGAAGCGCAGATGATCTGAAAACAGTTGCAAGGGTCAGTAATCCTGATTATATCGATCAGCCGGTTGCAAAACGTACACCCATTGGCATTGATGTGATGATCTGTCCTGAACTTACACTTGCTTCAGAGGTTGCTGAAGTTCTATCCATACCATCTGCTATTGATATTGAATTCTTTGCAGAGGGCAAGGTTGAGATGCTGGAGTTCGTGGCTCATGAGGATAATGAAATGGTCAACAAAAAGCTCGTTGACATTGACCTGGGTGATGACTGCATAGTAAGTGCCATTTTTAGAAAAAATCAGGTAATCATTCCCCACGGTGATGACCACATCATGAAAAATGATCATGTGGTACTGATAGGTAAATCCGAATCCATGGAAAACATACGCTCACTGTTTGGAGAAACGATCCGCAAAAGGAACAAGATAATGATCATCGGTGGAGGTGTGGTAGGGTTCTATCTTGCTAACATGATCCACATGTCCAATTTCGATATCAAGATAGTTGAAAAGGATAGGCAGAGATGTGATGATATTGCAGTAAAACTCCCCCATACCCTTGTTCTCAACAGTGATGGTACTGATGTTGAGATGCTCCAGGATGAAAACATTGAGGATATGGATGTGGTGATCGCTGTTACCAACAGTGATGAGAAGAATCTGCTATGTGCCCTGATCGCCAAACAGTTTGGTGTAAAGAAAGTTATTGCAAGGGTTGATAAACCGGAATATGTTTCCCTATTTGAGATGGTGGGTGTGGACAGTGCAGTAAGCCCAAGGGGTGCTACCATAAAGGAAGTGTTCAAACTTACAATGGGTACCAGCATGCAGTCCATTACCACCCTGGAAGGCGAGAAGGCTGAGGTTGTGGAGTATACCATAACTGATAGATCTAAGGTTGCAGGAAAAACTCTGAAGAAAATTGATTTTCCACAGGGTTCAATTGTGAGTATGGTGGTAAGAGGAAATGAGACTATTGTTCCAAGTGGAGACTATAAGGTAAGACCCGGAGACCGTGTGGTGATGTTTTCCCTTCAGTCTGCACTGGATGACCTTAAACGTATGTTCAAATAA
- the dnaJ gene encoding molecular chaperone DnaJ — protein sequence MTTARDYYEILGVSKDASAEEIKKTYRKLAMKYHPDRNKEADAEDKFKEISEAYAVLSDPEKRAQYDRFGHAGIDGRYSEEDIFRNADFGDIFGEMGGLGDIFDMFFGGGHSRRRRGPARGSDLRYDLSITLEEAATGTSKTINVPRMENCETCGGSGAKPGTQPKTCSVCQGRGQVTHARNTPFGRFMTTTPCRECGGEGRIIDTPCSECRGSGKVKRVRKISVKVPKGADTGMRLMVRGEGEPGDPGAPPGDLYVFIHVEPHDTFERVGDDIVYEAPISFTQAALGASIMVPTLHGKVKMNIPAGTQTHALFRLKGKGMPRLQGRGEGDQHVRVIVRTPTDLTEDQKELLRQFEESKTPEQKEAKGKDHSHKGARNIFDKVKDVF from the coding sequence ATGACAACAGCACGTGATTATTACGAAATACTTGGAGTATCAAAGGACGCATCAGCAGAAGAGATCAAGAAGACCTACAGGAAACTTGCAATGAAGTACCATCCTGACAGGAACAAGGAAGCTGATGCAGAGGATAAGTTCAAGGAAATTTCTGAGGCCTATGCAGTGCTGTCAGACCCTGAAAAAAGGGCTCAGTATGACAGATTCGGACATGCCGGAATTGATGGGCGCTATAGTGAAGAGGATATTTTCAGGAACGCTGACTTTGGTGATATCTTTGGTGAGATGGGAGGACTTGGTGATATCTTCGATATGTTCTTTGGAGGAGGACATTCCAGAAGAAGACGTGGCCCGGCCAGAGGCTCGGATCTCAGGTATGACCTTTCAATAACTCTTGAGGAAGCAGCCACAGGTACCAGTAAAACCATCAATGTTCCCAGAATGGAAAACTGTGAGACCTGCGGCGGAAGCGGTGCAAAGCCTGGAACCCAGCCAAAGACCTGTTCTGTATGTCAGGGCAGGGGTCAGGTTACCCATGCCCGCAATACTCCCTTTGGCAGGTTTATGACAACCACACCATGCAGGGAATGCGGTGGGGAGGGTCGTATAATTGATACACCCTGCAGTGAGTGCAGAGGTAGTGGAAAGGTAAAACGTGTGCGCAAGATATCGGTAAAGGTTCCAAAGGGAGCAGATACCGGTATGAGACTGATGGTAAGAGGTGAAGGTGAACCCGGTGATCCTGGAGCACCACCCGGCGACCTCTACGTTTTCATACACGTTGAGCCCCATGATACCTTTGAGAGAGTTGGTGATGATATTGTCTACGAGGCTCCTATATCATTTACCCAGGCTGCCCTTGGAGCATCGATAATGGTACCGACACTGCACGGAAAGGTCAAGATGAACATACCTGCAGGAACTCAGACACATGCATTGTTCAGGCTCAAGGGTAAGGGTATGCCCCGCTTACAGGGACGCGGCGAAGGTGACCAGCATGTGCGGGTAATTGTACGCACACCTACAGACCTTACCGAGGATCAGAAGGAATTGTTAAGACAATTCGAAGAGAGCAAAACTCCTGAACAGAAGGAAGCTAAAGGAAAGGACCATTCCCATAAAGGAGCTCGAAATATTTTCGATAAGGTAAAGGATGTTTTCTGA